The DNA window GACCCAAGGGGAAGACGGCAATACCGACCTGACCTCGCGCGGCGCGGAAGCGCTAGGCGGTGGCAAGGCGTGAACGGCGCGATTCCCCCTTCCCGGCCTGAACGACGAGGACACATGATGATCCGCACTGCGACATCCATCGCCCTTCTAGCGTTGGTCTTTGCTCTGCCGCCTGCGGCCTACTCGGCACCGTCCGGTGCGGATGCGCATGACGCGTCCCGTCCGGCGGACGAAGCAAGCCTGGCAGACGTGCACGCCTTCAATCTGCAGCAGATCAAGCTGTCCGAGCTGGTTCTGCGTCGCCCTGCATCCCGGGACGTCCAGGCCATTGCCGACAGGCTCAAGCGCGAGCACCTTCAGAACGAGCAGCGGTTGGCTGCGCTCGGCATCAAGACAAAATCCTCAGATGCGGACCGCCAATTCACGTCGTCACTCGATGACGAATACCAGAAACTCGAACAAATGCCCCCGGGTGATTTCGAGGCCGCATATCTGGGTAAGCTGACCGACCGCTATGCGCGTTTCCAGGAAGAGCTCACCCATCGCGCTCCCATCGCGCATTCTGGTGCGGTGCGCACTTATCTGTCCCAGACTGCACGGGAGCTTCATGACCAGTACTCAGCGCTGCGATCACTTCAAAAAGCAGCCATAGGCCAGTAGGGCAACCGAACTAAGGGAGCTGGCGTGTCCCAAGGGTCAGCCGCGGGGGTGAGGTTGATCGAGGACGATCGATGGCCCGGTGACCGGAATCGCGTGCGAGCCGCTTGCCCAGCGTTCCGACCCACTCGGCTCGCCCCTCTCCTGCGCCTCCGACGGTCCGTCTCGTCGCAAAACGGGGATCGCGGCGTCTTCAGCTGAGCGCCGAGGGCTGTTCATAGGGCAGCAACTTGGCGCCCGCCGACTGCACCGCGGCATCGGCCACCTGCAGCAGCGGCGGCTCGGCATCCACGATCACCAGCACGCGTCCGCTTTCGATCTCCTCCTCGAAAGTACGGCGCACAGGGTCGGGAACCGAAGCCCCGACCAGCGCGGCCGACCACGAGCCGACCGCGGCGCCTGCCAAGGCCATCGCGCCTGCGCCCGCCAGTGTGAGACCCAGGGGCGGAACGGCCACGCCGATCAGGCCGGCAACCAGTCCTGCAGCCCCGCCCCCGACAG is part of the Pseudoxanthomonas sp. JBR18 genome and encodes:
- a CDS encoding DUF4142 domain-containing protein, encoding MMIRTATSIALLALVFALPPAAYSAPSGADAHDASRPADEASLADVHAFNLQQIKLSELVLRRPASRDVQAIADRLKREHLQNEQRLAALGIKTKSSDADRQFTSSLDDEYQKLEQMPPGDFEAAYLGKLTDRYARFQEELTHRAPIAHSGAVRTYLSQTARELHDQYSALRSLQKAAIGQ